In Elaeis guineensis isolate ETL-2024a chromosome 1, EG11, whole genome shotgun sequence, a genomic segment contains:
- the LOC105060739 gene encoding uncharacterized protein isoform X3, translated as MLRSLLQARRPIRMASEGTPGDLLRLRIGERERARRRPRDPARDEFFVQVPESASWLDTASMPMILTAVAVALFAKVLMMYDESKAQERLERKIQKAPPGTGTVRMLTREEWDEIQEIRPRTPFESKLARPNARIRTGESVTLEDVKNWAVDVFADALTRAEESVKQR; from the exons ATGCTCCGATCGTTATTGCAGGCCCGAAGGCCGATCCGCATGGCATCGGAAGGCACACCGGGTGACCTGCTGAGGTTGCGAATCGGGGAGCGGGAGAGGGCGCGGCGGCGGCCGCGGGACCCTGCACGGGACGAGTTCTTTGTGCAGGTGCCAGAGTCTGCCTCCTGGCTCGACACCGCCTCCATGCCCATGATCCTCACTGCCGTCGCCGTTGCCCTCTTCGCCAAGGTCCTCATGATG TATGATGAATCCAAAGCACAAGAGAGGTTGGAGCGCAAAATACAGAAGGCTCCTCCTGGAACAGGGACAGTGAGAATGCTTACTCGTGAGGAGTGGGATGAGATTCAAGAAATTAGGCCAAGGACTCCTTTTGAGTCTAAGCTTGCTCGTCCAAATGCACGTATAAGAACTGGAGAATCAGTAACTCTG GAGGATGTGAAAAATTGGGCTGTAGATGTGTTTGCCGATGCTCTTACAAGAGCAGAAGAAAGTGTCAAGCAAAGGTGA
- the LOC105060739 gene encoding uncharacterized protein isoform X2 — protein MWRLRRRSEPGGSVEEEKRLICERTGVRPMLRSLLQARRPIRMASEGTPGDLLRLRIGERERARRRPRDPARDEFFVQVPESASWLDTASMPMILTAVAVALFAKVLMMYDESKAQERLERKIQKAPPGTGTVRMLTREEWDEIQEIRPRTPFESKLARPNARIRTGESVTLEDVKNWAVDVFADALTRAEESVKQR, from the exons ATG TGGAGACTGAGAAGGAGAAGCGAGCCCGGGGGTTCGGTGGAGGAGGAGAAGCGGTTGATCTGCGAACGCACAGGTGTTCGACCGATGCTCCGATCGTTATTGCAGGCCCGAAGGCCGATCCGCATGGCATCGGAAGGCACACCGGGTGACCTGCTGAGGTTGCGAATCGGGGAGCGGGAGAGGGCGCGGCGGCGGCCGCGGGACCCTGCACGGGACGAGTTCTTTGTGCAGGTGCCAGAGTCTGCCTCCTGGCTCGACACCGCCTCCATGCCCATGATCCTCACTGCCGTCGCCGTTGCCCTCTTCGCCAAGGTCCTCATGATG TATGATGAATCCAAAGCACAAGAGAGGTTGGAGCGCAAAATACAGAAGGCTCCTCCTGGAACAGGGACAGTGAGAATGCTTACTCGTGAGGAGTGGGATGAGATTCAAGAAATTAGGCCAAGGACTCCTTTTGAGTCTAAGCTTGCTCGTCCAAATGCACGTATAAGAACTGGAGAATCAGTAACTCTG GAGGATGTGAAAAATTGGGCTGTAGATGTGTTTGCCGATGCTCTTACAAGAGCAGAAGAAAGTGTCAAGCAAAGGTGA
- the LOC105060739 gene encoding uncharacterized protein isoform X1 produces MTENQFWQWRLRRRSEPGGSVEEEKRLICERTGVRPMLRSLLQARRPIRMASEGTPGDLLRLRIGERERARRRPRDPARDEFFVQVPESASWLDTASMPMILTAVAVALFAKVLMMYDESKAQERLERKIQKAPPGTGTVRMLTREEWDEIQEIRPRTPFESKLARPNARIRTGESVTLEDVKNWAVDVFADALTRAEESVKQR; encoded by the exons ATGACTGAAAATCAGTTTTGGCAG TGGAGACTGAGAAGGAGAAGCGAGCCCGGGGGTTCGGTGGAGGAGGAGAAGCGGTTGATCTGCGAACGCACAGGTGTTCGACCGATGCTCCGATCGTTATTGCAGGCCCGAAGGCCGATCCGCATGGCATCGGAAGGCACACCGGGTGACCTGCTGAGGTTGCGAATCGGGGAGCGGGAGAGGGCGCGGCGGCGGCCGCGGGACCCTGCACGGGACGAGTTCTTTGTGCAGGTGCCAGAGTCTGCCTCCTGGCTCGACACCGCCTCCATGCCCATGATCCTCACTGCCGTCGCCGTTGCCCTCTTCGCCAAGGTCCTCATGATG TATGATGAATCCAAAGCACAAGAGAGGTTGGAGCGCAAAATACAGAAGGCTCCTCCTGGAACAGGGACAGTGAGAATGCTTACTCGTGAGGAGTGGGATGAGATTCAAGAAATTAGGCCAAGGACTCCTTTTGAGTCTAAGCTTGCTCGTCCAAATGCACGTATAAGAACTGGAGAATCAGTAACTCTG GAGGATGTGAAAAATTGGGCTGTAGATGTGTTTGCCGATGCTCTTACAAGAGCAGAAGAAAGTGTCAAGCAAAGGTGA